A region of Phlebotomus papatasi isolate M1 unplaced genomic scaffold, Ppap_2.1 HiC_scaffold_215, whole genome shotgun sequence DNA encodes the following proteins:
- the LOC129808939 gene encoding uncharacterized protein LOC129808939: MSDGLHRKRPTRDNGQAVASTAGPGVGGHQSNGRGSGVTSGLAGLPRRQRHLKMATWNIFSLTGKHQELKDEAKRFQLDIIGVSSTKQRGSGTVNLEEGWQLFLSGVAPEMSAQAGVGILTGPRLSDRVCDVWTHSGRVMGIKIKFERSSLAVLQVYAPNATSEYPAFLDEVEEVLNKATSEADSVVLFGDFNAHVGVDTETWRGVIGKNGDENHNENSNGKMLLDFCAIKGYSIMNTFFKHKDIHKYTWEDTTRGLKTMIDFVLVPGVDRRMVQDVRVFRSAELSTDHHLLFAKINLNEDPPALPKGKSKVLKCIRWESLKKKDVEEKFVKGIQERFEQIPQSPSDIEAEWACFQTAILASATEACGVKRINVTNNVKRSSWWGTPGVKEAVSEKKKAYKLYIQRKDSESRDRYVEARKAAKLAVKAAREEAWKKFGEKLELDYRMANKTFWQTVRRLRGKKSNSIQGVTSKDGNLLTKEEEVLSRWKEYFSELLNPQQGTDGDVPMSKGREESSPSESEVLYAISKLKDGKAAGIDEIRPEMLKLMGIAGANWLTRVIKVAWQSGRAPKDWQIHQVLLNCPSPSAFFARRGLSAPQTSLQGPREIV; this comes from the exons ATGTCGGACGGATTGCACCGGAAACGACCCACGCGAGACAATGGACAAGCTGTTGCTTCAACCGCTGGTCCCGGGGTCGGAGGGCACCAGAGTAACGGAAGAGGCTCTGGAGTGACATCAGGTTTGGCAGGCCTACCACGACGGCAACGGCACTTGAAAATGGCTACATGGAATATCTTTTCACTCACAGGGAAGCACCAGGAGCTTAAGGACGAAGCAAAAAGGTTCCAATTAGATATAATTGGTGTTTCGTCCACTAAGCAAAGAGGTAGTGGAACTGTGAACCTCGAGGAAGGGTGGCAACTTTTCCTGTCCGGAGTGGCACCGGAAATGTCTGCACAGGCGGGTGTGGGGATACTCACAGGCCCCCGGCTGTCGGACAGGGTTTGTGATGTCTGGACACACAGCGGGAGAGTGATGGGTATCAAGATCAAATTTGAGAGATCTTCCCTGGCTGTGTTGCAGGTGTACGCACCGAACGCAACGTCAGAGTACCCAGCTTTCCTAGATGAAGTGGAGGAAGTCCTGAATAAGGCAACTTCTGAAGCGGATTCAGTTGTGTTGTTTGGAGATTTCAACGCCCATGTTGGTGTTGACACTGAGACATGGAGGGGTGTGATTGGGAAGAACGGGGACGAAAATCATAACGAGAACTCGAACGGTAAAATGTTACTGGACTTTTGTGCAATCAAAGGCTATTCAATAATGAATACCTTTTTCAAGCACAAGGACATTCACAAATACACCTGGGAAGACACAACACGAGGACTTAAGACAATGATTGACTTTGTCCTAGTTCCCGGTGTTGATAGAAGAATGGTCCAAGACGTTCGAGTTTTTCGTAGTGCTGAACTGTCAACTGATCACCACCTGCTCTTCGCAAAAATTAACCTCAACGAAGACCCTCCTGCTCTACCTAAGGGTAAGAGCAAAGTGCTTAAATGCATTAGGTGGGAGAGTCTCAAGAAGAAAGACGTtgaggaaaaatttgtgaagggCATACAAGAAAGGTTTGAACAAATTCCACAATCTCCTTCTGACATTGAGGCTGAATGGGCCTGTTTCCAAACAGCTATTTTGGCCTCGGCTACAGAAGCTTGTGGCGTTAAGCGCATTAATGTGACGAACAACGTGAAACGGTCATCTTGGTGGGGAACACCGGGAGTAAAAGAAGCCGTTTCAGAGAAAAAGAAGGCTTATAAGCTGTATATACAGCGTAAGGATTCTGAGTCTCGTGATCGTTACGTTGAAGCGCGAAAGGCTGCAAAGCTCGCAGTTAAAGCCGCTAGAGAGGAGGCGTGGAAAAAGTTCGGTGAAAAGCTGGAGCTTGACTACAGGATGGCAAACAAAACTTTCTGGCAAACAGTCCGAAGACTCCGAGGGAAGAAGAGCAATTCCATCCAAGGAGTAACATCTAAGGATGGGAATCTTCTGACTAAAGAGGAAGAGGTTTTAAGTCGCTGGAAAGAGTACTTCTCGGAATTGCTCAATCCTCAGCAAGGCACTGATGGTGACGTACCCATGAGTAAAGGCAGGGAGGAAAGTAGTCCTTCAGAGAGTGAAGTCCTGTATGCAATCAGTAAATTGAAGGATGGAAAGGCTGcaggaattgacgaaatacgtcccgaaatgctaaaactcatgggtatagcGGGTGCCAATTGGCTCACGCGTGTCATTAAGGTGGCTTGGCAAAGTGGGAGAGCACCGAAGGACTGGCAA ATTCACCAGGTTCTCCTGAATTGTCCGTCTCCCTCAGCGTTCTTTGCACGAAGAGGTTTATCTGCTCCCCAGACATCACTCCAGGGTCCTCGCGAGATTGTTTAA
- the LOC129808940 gene encoding uncharacterized protein LOC129808940, translating into MGNEEEGLNDVREAEMITVSQESSPRIRVYHKNAKGPYFVYIRQRVGGQAIHSVIVSKLLTRKYKSIVALKVVVKEKMRVEFTDLNEANKLPFDNDFAKDYHVYIQASCVEIQGVIPFSIHEDLKDIKESAVGRIKAKMTESIDIVEVKRLHKYVKTNVEEKAVPINFVRITFAGHILPEIVEINKLLIPKTKDVGTAGIYMDLKIIVGLTRLFVPISRKNERAFKQHRMSYADTVKGSKPAETNGEKSGTQPNNIYTLLEIEDGELMETDEEIEPAFENHRLTKRRRSPVDEDQAFWDSLPGTSRDNEKSRAVLKDEEKNIRGKKLKFDGGGFKLGESVSISLQIGNSSNHRVSLDCLVMKKITNDQPSRPIDAKSVPIPPQFTLADPDWNKRQSIDLLIGGQYFWQFIQEGSHSIGKDAPLLKQSVFGWLVVGPCNIESHSNSPRNLMCHVSTLASIESAIKKFWEIEEIDRPKDQVAEYKEVEDQFASTSTRNTEGRYIVELPFNDKVNELGNNQAAATKQLFYLERRLNKNSDLKQEYSNVFNEYLSLNIIEAVPFNEMGLASYYLPHHCVIREQSTSTKVRIVFNASSKSQSGLSLNDCLKVGPVVQPTLVSVLLRFRQHKFALTCDIVKMYLQVLLEPKHRDYQRFVWRENADDPVKAFRFRTVCFGVAPSPFLATRVLNQLVADEGEDFPLASRAILSNFYVDDCLMSSVTSVEELLELKGQLISLLNRAGMQLSKFKSNCPYAIEDKPATQQTLHFEDETVKTLGMIWNPNSDTFQYIVQEIIEDQPVTKRLILSTIARIFDPIGLISPLITKAKLIFQSTWEVSTTWDQPVPDDLSMEWKIFVEDLPLIQYLRIPRWVSSIENPSSNELHAFCDASFVAYGAAIYLVCEDANGQRSSRLLTAKSKITPLKNKVSQSLTIPKAELCGAVMATELMKVVSQSLQISDHFFWTDATIILHQIHSPHERRELFVKRPAAKILSVSNPQQWRHVPTLENPADILSRGALPGKLKNSVLWWQGPQFIRKEPQHWPPPFDASSQFPIVDEQVTLINVPAESSDSNPIYSYLTTNIGSYNRIRRVLAWCFRTVNVFKLKLKRCTRQTAAQSTSEFLKTHELREADKFLVRWDQQEHFDQILVTIKTKNFNTSQRFAAIRKLRPFLDSDNILRVGGRLQKSGEPYDVRHPKLLAEKSILARLIATHTHLSLLHAGPQLILAQLRQAYWPMDGRNLCRSITHNCIKCIKANPPQQEQLMGELPEHRMTAIKAFQATGVDFAGPLLLKSVNRKGSPIKAYVAVFVCMGTKALHLELVSTLETDAFIATLRRFVARRGLPTHMYSDQGTTFIGADNELKRMFQQTKSQEIFANFLSERNTQWCFQPPKAPHHGGLWEAAVKSCKFHLKRILGQTPLTFEEMQTTLSEIEAVLNSRPLVPISTHPDDPSCLTPGHFLTDLIDGNYARKFAKTSHQGGRENISTLFKCAVSGQNPKII; encoded by the exons ATGGGGAATGAGGAGGAAGGGTTGAATGATGTTCGGGAGGCGGAGATGATAACTGTGTCGCAGGAATCATCCCCGCGGATAAGGGTGTATCATAAGAATGCAAAAGGCCCATATTTTGTTTATATTAGGCAAAGAGTTGGAGGGCAAGCCATTCACTCAGTGATAGTGTCAAAATTGCTCACGAGAAAGTACAAGTCAATTGTGGCACTAAAAGTGGTGGTCAAGGAAAAAATGAGGGTGGAATTCACAGACTTGAATGAGGCTAATAAGCTACCCTTTGATAACGATTTTGCCAAGGATTATCATGTATATATTCAGGCATCATGCGTGGAAATTCAAGGCGTGATCCCTTTCTCGATTCATGAAGATTTGAAAGATATTAAGGAGAGCGCGGTGGGCAGAATCAAGGCTAAAATGACGGAAAGCATAGATATTGTGGAGGTGAAAAGATTGCACAAATATGTAAAAACGAATGTCGAAGAAAAAGCCGTGCCTATTAATTTTGTTCGCATCACCTTTGCCGGGCATATCTTGCCAGAAATTGTGGAGATCAATAAGCTGTTAATTCCA AAAACAAAAGATGTGGGCACTGCGGGGATTTACATGGATCTGAAGATCATTGTAGGGTTGACACGTTTATTTGTCCCAATT TCTCGGAAAAATGAGAGAGCTTTCAAGCAACATCGTATGTCATATGCGGATACTGTAAAAGGGAGTAAACCCGCTGAGACTAACGGGGAAAAATCAGGAACTCAACCAAACAATATTTACACTTTATTAGAAATTGAGGATGGGGAATTGATGGAGACGGATGAAGAGATTGAACCCGCATTTGAAAATCATCGTTTGACAAAAAGAAGGAGATCACCTGTAGATGAAGATCAAGCGTTCTGGGATTCGCTTCCCGGAACTAGTCGAGACAACGAAAAATCTAGAGCTGTACTGAAGGACGAAGAAAAGAATATACGcgggaaaaagttgaaatttgaTGGAGGGGGCTTTAAGTTGGGCGAAAG TGTTAGTATCTCCCTTCAGATTGGGAATAGTTCAAATCACAGAGTCTCTCTTGACTGCCTGGTTATGAAGAAGATCACTAATGATCAACCAAGTCGTCCAATTGATGCAAAGTCTGTTCCAATTCCTCCACAATTTACCTTGGCGGATCCTGATTGGAATAAACGCCAATCAATCGATTTACTCATTGGAGGacaatatttttggcaatttatTCAGGAAGGGTCTCACTCTATTGGGAAAGATGCTCCACTCTTGAAACAAAGCGTTTTTGGTTGGCTTGTGGTGGGTCCCTGCAATATTGAATCTCACTCCAATTCCCCACGAAATTTGATGTGTCACGTATCAACCTTGGCCAGCATCGAGAGTGCCATCAagaaattttgggaaattgAGGAAATAGATAGGCCCAAGGATCAGGTTGCTGAGTACAAAGAAGTCGAGGATCAGTTTGCATCTACTTCTACAAGAAATACTGAAGGTCGCTATATTGTTGAGCTCCCATTCAACGATAAAGTCAATGAATTGGGAAATAATCAAGCTGCTGCGACAAAACAATTGTTCTATTTAGAGAGGCGATTAAATAAAAACAGTGATTTGAAACAAGAGTATTCGAATGTGTTTAATGAATATCTCTCCCTTAACATTATTGAGGCTGTTCCGTTCAATGAAATGGGATTGGCATCTTATTATCTGCCACACCATTGCGTAATTCGCGAACAGTCCACTAGCACAAAAGTTCGTATAGTTTTTAATGCAAGCTCCAAATCTCAAAGCGGTCTGAGTCTAAATGACTGTCTAAAAGTGGGCCCAGTTGTCCAACCCACTTTGGTCTCTGTTCTTTTGAGATTTCGCCAGCACAAGTTCGCTCTAACGTGCGATATAGTCAAGATGTACTTGCAAGTACTCTTGGAGCCAAAGCATCGCGACTATCAACGTTTTGTATGGCGGGAAAATGCAGATGATCCAGTAAAGGCTTTCAGGTTCCGCACAGTCTGTTTCGGAGTTGCTCCATCTCCATTCTTAGCCACCAGAGTCCTCAACCAACTGGTCGCAGATGAAGGAGAGGATTTCCCATTAGCCTCAAGAGCTATTTTGTCAAACTTTTATGTCGACGATTGCCTTATGTCGTCGGTTACAAGTGTTGAAGAACTTCTTGAATTGAAAGGTCAGTTGATCAGTCTCTTGAACCGTGCTGGAATGCAGCTTTCAAAGTTTAAATCCAATTGTCCCTATGCCATTGAAGACAAACCAGCAACCCAACAGACTCTCCATTTTGAAGATGAGACAGTGAAAACCCTTGGTATGATTTGGAATCCCAATTCAGACACTTTTCAATATATTGTTCAAGAAATTATTGAAGACCAACCTGTCACCAAGCGGTTAATCCTGTCTACCATCGCTCGAATTTTTGATCCCATTGGATTAATAAGCCCATTAATCACAAAGGCTAAGTTAATTTTCCAAAGTACTTGGGAAGTCAGTACCACTTGGGATCAGCCTGTTCCTGATGATTTGTCAATGGAATGGAAAATTTTCGTTGAGGATTTACCATTAATTCAGTACTTACGCATTCCTAGATGGGTTTCTTCAATCGAAAATCCCTCTTCAAATGAACTGCACGCATTCTGCGATGCAAGTTTCGTTGCATATGGAGCTGCCATATACCTTGTCTGTGAAGATGCCAATGGACAGAGATCTTCTCGTTTGTTGACTGCAAAATCTAAAATCACTCCACtaaaaaataaagtgtctcAGAGTCTTACAATCCCGAAGGCGGAATTATGTGGAGCTGTCATGGCAACTGAATTGATGAAAGTAGTTTCGCAGTCCCTACAGATTTCAGATCATTTTTTTTGGACTGATGCTACAATCATCTTGCACCAAATTCACTCTCCTCATGAGAGACGTGAATTATTTGTCAAGAGACCTGCAGCGAAAATTTTAAGTGTATCCAATCCTCAACAATGGAGACATGTACCAACCTTGGAGAATCCAGCTGACATATTGTCTCGAGGAGCCCTTCCCGGAAAATTAAAGAATTCAGTTTTATGGTGGCAGGGTCCTCAGTTCATCCGCAAGGAACCTCAGCATTGGCCTCCACCATTTGATGCCTCGTCTCAGTTTCCTATTGTTGATGAGCAGGTCACGCTGATTAATGTACCAGCAGAGTCATCTGACTCAAATCCAATCTATTCTTACTTAACAACCAATATTGGAAGCTATAATCGCATTCGAAGAGTATTGGCTTGGTGTTTCAGAACAGTTAATGTCTTCAAGCTCAAGCTAAAACGTTGTACCCGACAGACAGCCGCTCAAAGTACATCAGAATTCCTCAAAACACATGAGCTTAGGGAAGCTGACAAGTTTCTCGTGCGTTGGGACCAACAAGAACACTTCGATCAGATTTTAGTTAccataaaaaccaaaaattttaacacttcTCAGAGATTTGCGGCGATTCGTAAATTGCGTCCATTTCTGGACTCGGATAACATATTACGTGTTGGTGGTAGGTTGCAAAAGTCCGGAGAACCCTACGATGTTCGCCATCCTAAACTATTGGCTGAGAAAAGTATTCTTGCCCGTTTGATTGCAACTCACACTCATCTGAGTCTCTTACATGCGGGTCCTCAATTAATATTGGCTCAGCTACGTCAAGCGTACTGGCCCATGGATGGACGCAATTTGTGCAGATCTATTACACATAACTGCATTAAGTGCATTAAGGCAAATCCTCCGCAGCAGGAGCAATTGATGGGAGAACTTCCTGAGCATCGAATGACCGCTATTAAGGCTTTCCAAGCAACAGGAGTTGATTTTGCAGGGCCTCTGCTTTTAAAATCTGTAAATCGTAAAGGTTCTCCCATTAAAGCGTATGTTGCAGTTTTCGTCTGCATGGGAACGAAGGCTTTGCATTTGGAATTAGTGAGCACTCTAGAAACAGATGCCTTCATTGCAACTCTGAGGAGATTTGTAGCGAGAAGAGGACTACCTACTCATATGTACTCAGATCAGGGAACTACATTTATTGGAGCAGACAATGAGTTGAAAAGAATGTTCCAGCAAACAAAATCTCAGGAAAtctttgcaaattttctttCGGAGCGGAACACTCAATGGTGTTTTCAACCTCCAAAGGCACCTCATCATGGTGGATTGTGGGAGGCGGCCGTAAAATCCTGTAAGTTTCATTTGAAGCGTATTCTTGGCCAAACCCCACTTACCTTTGAAGAAATGCAGACAACCCTCTCTGAGATAGAAGCAGTCCTCAATAGTCGCCCCCTTGTACCCATCTCCACTCATCCGGACGATCCTTCATGTTTGACACCCGGACATTTTTTGACTG ACTTGATCGATGGCAATTATGCCAGAAAATTTGCCAAGACTTCTCATCAAGGTGGAAGAGAGAATATCTCAACACTCTTCAAGTGCGCAGTAAGTGGACAGAATCCAAAGATAATCTAA